ATATGCACGCAGTACAGGTCTTCGTCGCCGTCGCGGAAGAAGGAAGCATGTCCGCGGCAGCAACCAGGATGGGCATATCCCAATCAGGGGTATCGCAGATCATCCGACAACTCGAAGACGAGTTGGGCGTCGTGCTGGTGAACCGTACGACCCGGCCGCTCGCGTTGACTCCATTCGGCATCGCGCTTCGCAACCGTGGCGCCGTGTTGAGCGAGGAAATTGCGAATCTGAAGGCGCAAGTGGTCGAAGCAGGACAAGGTATCAAACCAGATTTGCGTATCGGGCTGGTCGACTCGTTCGCTTCCACCTGCGGGTCGATCTTTACCAAGAATCTTTTGAGCAAGGTGTCGCAGCTGTCGATACGTACAGGATTGAGTCCGCAGCAGGGCGAGGCGCTTCTGCGTCGGGATCTGGACCTGATCGTCACGAGCGACCCATTGATCGATGCGAATGACGTGGTCCGGTATCGGCTCTTCTCGGAGCGCTACTTCGTCGTAACGCCCAAGGATCTGAGGAAGCCGGTCAGGACGCTGGAGGATTTGCGCGCCCTGGCGAACAGCTTGCCCATTGTGAGGTTCAACCGGACCTCTCAGGTGGGAATGCAGATCGAGCGGTACTTGCGGCGCATCGAGGTACGCGCTCCGAACCGGCTCGAACTCGACAACGCCGATGCGCTGACTTCGATGGTCGCGGAAGGAATCGGATGGGCGATCACATCTCCCATGTGTCTTCTCCAGGCCGTGACACATGCCGGACGGGTGACCACGCACGTCGTGGAGAAGATGGGGCTGGAGCGTTCGCTTTATCTGGTGGCGCGACGCGATGAATACAACGCATTCTTCGATGACGCGTGCGATACGGCACGCGATGTTATCGAATCGTCATTCTTGTCGAGGCTGAAAGCGCTCGGCGGAAACATAGAGACACTTATTACCGTTGGCGAAAGGATCAATCATGAATGAGCTTGGTTTGGGCGAGCAGCGAATCGAACGCGACTACGTTGGCGAAGTCAGTATTCCGGGCGACAAGCTCTATGGTGTCAACACCGTCCGTGGTGTCGAGAATCTCACGGTGTCGCCGATCGGCGTCGCTCACTACCCGGCGTTCCGGGACGGGTTCGCGCAAGTCAAGTGGGCCGCCGCTCTGGCCAACCTCGATAACGACGTGATCAGCAAAGCGCAATGTGAAGCGATCGTGCAGGCGTGCAAGGACGTCATTGCAGGACGCTGCGACGCGTCGCTCGTGGTCGACCTCATGGAAGGATCGGGGGGGACTTCGACCAACATGAACTTCAACGAAGTCATTGCAAACCGCGCCCAGCAGATCATGGGGCACGCGGCGGGAAGCTATGAGGCTGTTCACCCCAACGATCACGTGAACGCCTCCCAGTCGACGAACGACGCTTATCCCGCAGCGTTGAAGATCGCAACCCATGCGATGCTCGGACCGCTGATCGCGCAAGTCGCTCGACTCGCCGCTCTGTTCGATGGCAAGGCCGCCGAGTTCGCGGATGTTCTTCATCTCGGTCGCACTTGCCTGCAGGACGGCCAGCCGATGCGCCTGGGCCAGTTGTTCGGAGGCTATGCGGCGCTGACCGAGCGTCTGGCGGAAGAACTTGCCGCGGTTCGCGACAAGCTCCGCACACTCCCGCTAGGCGGCACCGCTATTGGAACCGGCTTCGGTGCTCCGGCGGGTTATCGCGCCGCCGTCTACGTGCACCTTGGCAGCGTCACTGGCGTGAAGTATCAGGCGCCAAAAAACCCGTTCGATGCGATGCAGAACATGGACGTGTTTTCCCGCGTGTCGGCTGAACTGCGTACCACGGCGGTCTCGCTCGCAAAAATCGCGTCCGACCTGACGGTTCTGTCGTCCGGCCCCGTCGGCGGTTTGGGCGAACTGAAGCTGCCGGAGGCACAGGCCGGTTCATCGATCATGCCGGGCAAGGTGAATCCCGTACTGCCGATGGCCATGATTCAGTTGAGCTTCGCGGTCGTCGGAAACGACGTCGCCGTCGCGCAGGCCGTGCAGTATGGCGAACTGGAGATCAATCACTTCGAACCCGTGGTCGCGTCGCGCGTGTTCGACAGCATCGCCCTGCTTACGAATGGCATCCGCCGGTTCGCCGAGAAATGCGTGAAGGGCATTCAGGCAGACGTCGAACGCAACGAGAAGCATCTGATCGAGTCGATGGCGGTTGCAACCGCGCTGGTTCCGAAGATCGGATACGCCCGTGTGAGCAAGCTTGCACGTCAGTCCGTTGCGGAAGGCCGCTCTCTCGTGACCATTCTCGACGAGTCTGGATTGCTTTCGTCGGACGCCACGATGGCGGCGATTCGCAAGGCTTCCTATCCCGTGTTCGAAGCTTGAGCGGGCGAGCCACGCGGGTCACCCGAGCGAACGCGGGCGGCCCTCCTGTAAAGAGAATTGAACGACAGCATGCCTGGCAAAGACGAACTACTTAAACGCCTGGACGAATGGGAGATTCCGTTCTCCTGTGAGGAGCACGATCCGGTGCTGAACATGGCCGAATCGGGGAAGCTGACACTCTCGCTGAAAGGCGCGCGTTGCAAAAACCTGCTGCTTCAGGACAAGACAGGCCACTACTTCCTTGTCGTGACGAAGGCCGCGAAGGCACTCGACCTTGCTGGGATAGCGGAAACGCTTGGCAGCAAGCGGCTCTCCTTCGCTTCTTCCGACAAGCTTTTCGAGTTGATGGGAATCCGCGCGGGTTCCCTGAGTCCACTGGCGCTGGTCAACGACACAGCCAGACGTGTTCGTCTTATTCTCGACTCGGATCTGATCCGCGAGTCGACGTTTCTCTTCCACCCGCTTGAGAACAGTGCCAGCGTCGCCCTGTCGAAGCATGCGTTGGAAGCCTTCGTGGCCGGCATCGGTCATCGCATCGAATGGACGGAACTGGCTAGCCGGGCGCATGCATGAACCTCGCGCTCGCGGACTCTCTGGCATCAACTCGTGTGCGCCGGCCGGTCGTCACAATACCTGCGAGCGTTTAACGCTTGCGCGTCTGCCGTGCAGCCCGCCTTGTTGCGCCATGACAGCGCCAAGGCCTCGCGCCTGCTCCGCGATGATCGCGCAAAACGCGTCGGTAAAAGAACTGCCCGGTCGCAACGACGGGCGCAGCATTGCGATAGTGCGCGGCGGGATCAGTTCGAGCGGTACGAACGCGAGCCCGCTCACATCGATCGATGCCACCGTCAGACTCTCGACGATCGCACGGCCTCCGGTCAACTGCACCATGCGGCATGCCAGCGCGGAACTGGACACGCGCGCATGAATCATCGCGCCGGTCTCGGCCGATGCGAGCAGCGCCTGCAATTCAGGAATGCTTTCGAGCGCTCCCACGGTCGTCAGGGCAACGTCGTGAAGATCGGCGATTCGCACCATGCGCCGATTCGCAAGCGGATCATCGGAAGGCATTGCGCAGACGATTGTGGAATCGAGCAAGTGTTGCTCGATGACATTTCTCATCTCCCGGAACGGCGTGCAGATGCCCAGATCGACCTGCTGGCTCTCGACCAGATCCAGCATCTTCTCCGCGTTCTCGATGGCGACTTCCACGAAGACCTTGGGAAAGCGCGCCTGGAATGCCGCGATGGCTTCGGGCAGCAGACGTTCCGTTATCGCCGGATAGGCGCAGATGCTCAGGCGCCCGAGCGTGCCAGTGCGCAATCCGTCGGCAAGTTCGTTCAGGGCGCGCAAGCTGGCATTGGTGCGCTCGGTTTGCTCGAATAGCAGGATTGCCTCGGCCGTAGGCAGCAACCGGCCCTTCTCGCGCTTGAAGAGCCTCACGCCCAGGCTTTCTTCCAGCGCTTTGAGCTGCTTGGTCACGGCGGGCTGCGAGATATGCATGTTCTGCGCGGCCGCGGTAAGCGTCCTGCATCGGACGACCTCGTAGAGCAACTGGACCTGATGGTAGTTGAGCGTCTGCCTGGCCATGTCGTCTCCGGAATGCGCGCAATCCAAAAGCATAACCCACGGTTATGGACTCGCGTTCAAAGATGTATTGGCGCACAAACGGATTTTTCGCTGAAATTGTAAGCACACACGGATGACACGGGCTCGCCAGGAGCCGCGGAGACGACAATGCAAACGACAGCGATCGCACAGGCCGAAAAGCCCACGAAATTCAGATGGTTCATGGTGTTCCTCGCGTTTCTCGCGATCGTCACCAATTACATGGATCGCGCGAATCTTGCAGTCGCCCTGCCGTACATGAACACGGAACTGCATCTGTCGTCGGGAGAGTCGGGGCTGATTCTCGGCGCGTTCTTCTGGACCTATGCGGCGTTTCAGATTCCGGCCGGCATGCTCGTCGACCGGCTGGGCGCAAAGGCTGTGTTCGCCGCCGCGGTCGTGTGGTGGTCGGTGTTCACCATGGCGACGGGTCTCGCGCGCGGCGCGGCCTCGCTGCTCGGCCTGCGGTTCCTGCTCGGCGTGGGCGAAGCCGGGGCCTTCCCGGCCGCCACGAAGTTCGTCGAACGCTGGTTTCCGCCGACCGAGCGCGGCCTCGCCTCCGGCATCTACGACTGCGGCGCGCGCGGCGGCACCCTCATCGCGCTGCCTATCTGCACTGCGATCATCACGGCCTACGGCTGGAAGGCGTCGTTCATCTTCACGGGCGCGGTCGGACTCGTGTGGGTCGTCGTGTGGCTCTTCGTGGCCAGCGAATTTCCCTCGCAAAGCCGCTTCGTCAACGAAGCCGAAGCAAAGCACATCGAAGAAGGCGCGCCCGCCACCAAGAAGCCCGCCGCGCGCATCAAGTGGGGCCGGCTCTTTACGTCCCGCGTCGTCTGGGCAATGTCACTGGGCTTCGCCTGCCAGGGCTACGTGATCTACTTTTTCATCACCTGGTATCCGACCTATCTCGTCAAGGAGCGCGGCTTCACCCTGCTCCAGCTCGGTATCTACGGCATCCTGCCGGGCCTCGCTGGACTCGTCGGCTCGTGGTTCGGCGGCTGGATCTCGGATCGCATCGCCGCGAGCCACTATGGCCTGAACTTTGCGCGCAAGGCCTGCATCGTCGTGGGCATGGCGTTGAGCGCGACGATCGGTCTCGCCGGAATCGTCACGCAGGCCTGGCTCGCGCTGCTGCTTCTGTCGATCGCGTTCTTCGGTGTCTCCGTCGCGACGTCGAGCATTCTCGCGCTGCCCGCCGACGTCTCCACGCGCGGCGAGCGCTCGGTGGCCGGCACGGTCGCGGGTTTCCAGAACTGCGTCGCGAATCTGGCTGGCATCGCGAGTCCCGCCGTCATCGGTTTCCTGAAGGACGCGACGGGGTCGTTCACGCCGGGTCTCGTGTCGGCATCGATCGTCGCGATCGTCGGGTGCCTCATCTATATCTTCGCGCTCGGGCCGATTCGCTCCGGCGTGCTGGACCACGTCATCGCCGACTGACGCACGGTTCGCGCATTCGTCTTTCTCATCGAGGTTTCCATGCTTTGCGATTCACCGAAAACGCCGTTTCTCGCCTTTCCCGCCGAGCCGGATTTGAGCAAGGTCGACGCGACCTTCGCCGTGCTCGGCGCGCCCTACGGCATTCCCTACAGCCCGGCGCTGCTTCATTGCGATGTCTCGAACGCGCCCGACAAGATCCGCGAACGCAGCTTTCGTTACGGTCGGCAAACCGGCCACTTCGATTTCGATCTGCAAGGCACGCTGTTCGGCGACTCGGGCGCGACAGGCGTCGACTGCGGTAACGTGCCCGGCACACTCGACGTCGCGCGCAACGCGGCGGCGGTGACATCGGCGGTCGCTGCGCTGCTCACGCGCGGCGCGATCCCGATCGTGCTCGGCGGTGACGATTCGATTCCGCCGCTTTGCGTGCGCGCCTATGAATCGCGCGGCCCGCTCAACGTGCTGCAGTTCGATGCACACCTCGATTTCCGCGACGAAGTGAACGGCGAGCGCCACGGCTATTCGAGCCCGATCCGGCGCATCCGCGAAATGCCGTTCGTCAAACGCATCGTGCAAGTCGGCTTGCGCGGCAGCGGCAGCGCACGCGCAAGCGATGTCGAGGACGCGCTGCGCTCGGGCAACGTGCTGGTGCCGGCGGAGGTCGTGCACGACGAGGGCATCGGTGCCGTCACGAAGCATCTGGTCAACGATGCGCCGTGGTTCGTGACCTTCGATGTCGACGGACTCGATCCGGCGATCGCGCCAGGCGTGATCGCGCCCTTGCCCGGCGGGCTGAGCTTTCATGAGGCGCGCGGCATTCTCAGGTATCTCTGCATGAAGGCGCAATTCGCGGGCATCGATTTCGTCGAGCATCATCCCGCGCTCGACGTGCGGGACATGACCGCGCTGACAATCGTGCGTCTCCTGACCAACGTGATCGGTCAGCACGCGCGCCGCATGGCTTCATGAGTACGACGCGGCGGCACCTCGCCGACGTCCCGACGACACGATGGAAAAACGGCAAGGGCACGACACGCGAGTTGCTCAGAGTCCCCGCGCAAAATGATCCCGATGACTTCGTGCTGCGCGTGAGCGTCGCCGATGTGAATGCCGATGATGCGTTCTCGGTTTATCCCGGTATCGATAGAATCGTAGCGATCCTGCGGGGTTCGGGCATGGACCTGATCGATCAATCGGACGGCGCAGTCTGGCAGACGGTCGCCGGCCGATTCTCGTCGCTCGCGTTCGCGGGAGAACGACAACTACGCGGCCGCTTGCTCGACGGACCTGTTCTGGATTTCAATGTCATGGTCAGTCGCGACGCCGGCGTCGCGGAGTTGAGGATCGTCGATGGTCCCCGCACCGTGCCGGTTTCGACGTGCCGCCTGCTCTTCGTGGCGCAGGGGTCCGCATGCGTCGTGTTTGATGACGGAAATACGCTTGTACTCGACGAGTCGCATTTCATCGATCCGACTGGCGCAGCGACTATCGCAACGGCGAGCGACTCGGTAGCGTTTCTCGTCGATTTCTCTCCGCTCGATTGATCTGCCGGAATCCGACCCGAAGCAGGATCTTGGCGAATCTCAAGTCGCCGGGACTGGCGACGCCGGCACCGCAGCATCTTCCTCCCGCAGCACCGTCTCACCGGGCTTCACAAGCACGAACTGCACGGGTTGCCTCGCAATCTCCACTTTCTCTCCTGAAAGTCTGACGGTCGTATAGGTGGAAGACTCCAGATCTCCCGCCGCCGGGAAGTCCTCGCGGAAGTGCGCCCCACGGGAATTGTCGCGCGCGAGCGCTGCTTCCGTGATGACGCGGCTGACGGAGATCAGATTTCTCAGGTTCAGCCAGTCATGCCACTGAGCGTTCAGCGCGCGATCGCCGTCGACGACGCCCGTATCCATCAGCTTTGCCTGCATCGCGCAGAGGCTGTCTCGGGCCTTCACGAGGCCCTCCTTGCTTCTAATGATGCCGACATCCTCCCACATACAGTCAAACAGCGACTCGCGGATGGACTCGAGGTCCTTGCCAGTCTTGGCGAACGGGCGCTCCGCCTCTTTGATGGCGGCGAGGATCGATTGCTCATCCGGCGCTCGATAGGCGTTATTGGTCTGCACCCAGCGCGCCATGCTGTCGCCAGCGATGCCGCCGAACACGGTCGAATTGGCGACGCCGTTGCCACCGAGACGGTTGGCCCCATGCACGCCGCCCGTGTCCTCGCCCGCGGCAAACAGCCCGGTCAATTCCGTCTGGCAATCCGCCTTGAACACCACGCCGCCCATCATGTAGTGCGCGGTCGGCACGACTTCGACTTCGCCGCCTGCCAGGTCGAATCCACAATCGGCGCAGCGTTCGACCATGCCTTTGAATTGTTTGCGGACTTTTTCGGAGCCGAGATGGCTCATCTTGATGTACACGCCGCCATTGGGCGACGTGCGGCCGGCACGCATCTCGGAGTAGATTCCACGCGAAACAATGTCGCGGGTTGCACGTTCGCCACGCGAATCGTACGCGTGCATGAAGCGCTCATGCTGACCGTTGAGAAGATGTCCTCCCGCGCCGCGCAAACCTTCTTCAAGCACGGTTCCGGTCATGCGGGTGTGGCTTCCTGCGAGAAGCCCGGTCGGATGGAACTGCACCATCTCCATATCCCGCAGCGTCAGCCCCGCACGCAGCGCCATCGCCAGCCCGTCGCAACTCTTGTCACCGGACGGCGTGTGAAACTTATACATGGTCGGGCCGCCGCCGGTCGCCAGCAAAACCGCCTTGGCTTGCACGAATACGAACTCGCCGCTTCGCATGTCGATCATGAGCACGCCCGCCAGACCATCTCCCCCGGGCGTCTTGATCAGTTCGATCGCACGATGCTCCTCCAGCCGTTTGATGCCCCGGCTCCAGACCTGTTCTGCAAGACGGTTGATGATTTCGATGCCCGTCAGGTCGCCCTTGTGGACGGTCCGGTCGAAGGTTTGTCCGGCGAAGGCCTTCTGATGGATCGACCCATCAGGATTGCGGTCGAAGAAGCAGCCCAGTTCGTTTTCGAGCTCGCGGACCCGTTCGACCGCCGTGCTGACCAACGTCCACGCCAGCTCCTGATTCGAAAGCCACTTGCTGCCTTCGATCGTATCCATGAAATGACGTTCGACGGAGTCGCCCGGCGCGAGCGCCACGTTGTATCCGCCCTGAACCATGCGCGTACAGCCACATTTCCCGAGGAGGCCCTTCACCGCGACGGTAATCGACAATTGCGGCGCATTCTGATGCGCGTGCAGCGCGGCGAAGAGGCCAGCACCGCCCGAGCCCAGAATGAGGATATCGGTCTGGATTCGTTTGACGTTCATGATGCGTTCACTCCGAGGCTTTCCAGCGCAGCAACTCGACGCTTGGCGGTATCGTCCCTGACGGCGTCATATAGACTGGTGCCTTCGCTATCCATCGCGACGAGCAAGGGGCCAAAGCTCTTGATCTTGAATCGCCACAGCGACTCGGGATTGAGATCGTCAAGATCGACTGCTTCGATGCGCTCGATCCAGGTCGTCTCGAGCGCCGCCGTACCGCCGATGATGGCAAGATAGACACCGCCGAGCTGTTTGAAGGCCGCTTTCGATCCATCGCGTAAGCCGCCCTTCCCGACGACCATCCGAACGCCGTACTGTTCCATGAGTGGCCGGGTGAAGCGCTCCATTCGATCGGACGTCGTTGTCCCGATGCAGATTGGTTGGTAGCCTGCCGGATACTCGGCGCTGGGTGGAACCTTTCGAACATTCGGAGCCGTGTGGATGACCGCGTGTCCACGCAGATCGAAGTCAGTTGTTCGTCCCTTGTCGAACAGATGAATTTGCGTTGCGTCGCGGATGCCATAAAGCGTTGTTTCGAGCGTAACCGTGTCGTTGATGCGCAATTGGCGGATCGTGGCTTCGTCAACCGGGGTGGCGAGTTCGTAGTGAGCCATGGCGTCAGAATCCGTAAGAGATGCCGTCGTTCGAAAAAACCGCCTTTGCGCGACGAGCCGAGTGGCACTGCATGTTCACCGCAATCGGATTCATCGTGATGTGTGTGGCAGCAAGTTCGATATGCACCGCGAACGCAGTGCTGTCACCACCCAGGCCCTGCGGTCCGATGCCGAGCTTGTTGACCGCAGCAGACAGCTCTCTTTCGAGTGCCGCGCCCTCGGGGTCCCCGCAATGGGTGCCGAGTTCCCGGGTCGCCGCGCGCTTGGCGAGTGCCACGGAAAGGTCGGATGTGCCGCCGAGCCCCACGCCGACGATCGTCGGCGGACAGGTCTTTCCACCGGCAGAGACTACGCAGTCGATCACGAAAGTCTTGATGGCGTCGATGCCTTCAGCCGGAACAGCCATTTTCAGAAAGGAGTTGTTTTCCGAGCCGCTTCCCTTCGGCACCATTTCCAGCGACACCTGATTCGGTTCGGCTGAAAAATCGATATGAATCACCGGCACCTCGATGCCGCACGACGTATGGTTGTTCTTTCGCGAGAGAGGATGAACTACGGATGAGCGCAACGGATGTTCTTTCGTCGCCCGTTCGCACCCACGGCGGATTGCTTCCTTTACCTCGAACCCATCGAACTCGACATCCCGCCCGATGTTCACGTTGTAAATCGGAATTCCGGTGTCCTGGCAAAGCAGGTTCTCAGTTTCTTCCGCAACGCGAATGTTTGTTTTCATCGTCCCGAGCACGCGTTGCGCAACCGACGACGTCTCATTCGATGAGAGCGTCTCGATTCCTGCTTTCACATCCGGCGGCAGGATCTTCAACGCGCGGATGTAGAGCGCTTTTGCTGCCTCCTCGACAGCTTTCAGGTCGAGTTTCATGTTCTCGTCTCCTACTTTTGATTATGGGGCGTACGGGTTTGGGCG
The Caballeronia sp. NK8 genome window above contains:
- a CDS encoding L-aspartate oxidase; this translates as MNVKRIQTDILILGSGGAGLFAALHAHQNAPQLSITVAVKGLLGKCGCTRMVQGGYNVALAPGDSVERHFMDTIEGSKWLSNQELAWTLVSTAVERVRELENELGCFFDRNPDGSIHQKAFAGQTFDRTVHKGDLTGIEIINRLAEQVWSRGIKRLEEHRAIELIKTPGGDGLAGVLMIDMRSGEFVFVQAKAVLLATGGGPTMYKFHTPSGDKSCDGLAMALRAGLTLRDMEMVQFHPTGLLAGSHTRMTGTVLEEGLRGAGGHLLNGQHERFMHAYDSRGERATRDIVSRGIYSEMRAGRTSPNGGVYIKMSHLGSEKVRKQFKGMVERCADCGFDLAGGEVEVVPTAHYMMGGVVFKADCQTELTGLFAAGEDTGGVHGANRLGGNGVANSTVFGGIAGDSMARWVQTNNAYRAPDEQSILAAIKEAERPFAKTGKDLESIRESLFDCMWEDVGIIRSKEGLVKARDSLCAMQAKLMDTGVVDGDRALNAQWHDWLNLRNLISVSRVITEAALARDNSRGAHFREDFPAAGDLESSTYTTVRLSGEKVEIARQPVQFVLVKPGETVLREEDAAVPASPVPAT
- a CDS encoding prolyl-tRNA synthetase associated domain-containing protein codes for the protein MPGKDELLKRLDEWEIPFSCEEHDPVLNMAESGKLTLSLKGARCKNLLLQDKTGHYFLVVTKAAKALDLAGIAETLGSKRLSFASSDKLFELMGIRAGSLSPLALVNDTARRVRLILDSDLIRESTFLFHPLENSASVALSKHALEAFVAGIGHRIEWTELASRAHA
- a CDS encoding LysR family transcriptional regulator, which codes for MARQTLNYHQVQLLYEVVRCRTLTAAAQNMHISQPAVTKQLKALEESLGVRLFKREKGRLLPTAEAILLFEQTERTNASLRALNELADGLRTGTLGRLSICAYPAITERLLPEAIAAFQARFPKVFVEVAIENAEKMLDLVESQQVDLGICTPFREMRNVIEQHLLDSTIVCAMPSDDPLANRRMVRIADLHDVALTTVGALESIPELQALLASAETGAMIHARVSSSALACRMVQLTGGRAIVESLTVASIDVSGLAFVPLELIPPRTIAMLRPSLRPGSSFTDAFCAIIAEQARGLGAVMAQQGGLHGRRASVKRSQVL
- a CDS encoding fumarate hydratase, translated to MKLDLKAVEEAAKALYIRALKILPPDVKAGIETLSSNETSSVAQRVLGTMKTNIRVAEETENLLCQDTGIPIYNVNIGRDVEFDGFEVKEAIRRGCERATKEHPLRSSVVHPLSRKNNHTSCGIEVPVIHIDFSAEPNQVSLEMVPKGSGSENNSFLKMAVPAEGIDAIKTFVIDCVVSAGGKTCPPTIVGVGLGGTSDLSVALAKRAATRELGTHCGDPEGAALERELSAAVNKLGIGPQGLGGDSTAFAVHIELAATHITMNPIAVNMQCHSARRAKAVFSNDGISYGF
- a CDS encoding arginase family protein → MLCDSPKTPFLAFPAEPDLSKVDATFAVLGAPYGIPYSPALLHCDVSNAPDKIRERSFRYGRQTGHFDFDLQGTLFGDSGATGVDCGNVPGTLDVARNAAAVTSAVAALLTRGAIPIVLGGDDSIPPLCVRAYESRGPLNVLQFDAHLDFRDEVNGERHGYSSPIRRIREMPFVKRIVQVGLRGSGSARASDVEDALRSGNVLVPAEVVHDEGIGAVTKHLVNDAPWFVTFDVDGLDPAIAPGVIAPLPGGLSFHEARGILRYLCMKAQFAGIDFVEHHPALDVRDMTALTIVRLLTNVIGQHARRMAS
- a CDS encoding LysR family transcriptional regulator, coding for MPPNKPIDMHAVQVFVAVAEEGSMSAAATRMGISQSGVSQIIRQLEDELGVVLVNRTTRPLALTPFGIALRNRGAVLSEEIANLKAQVVEAGQGIKPDLRIGLVDSFASTCGSIFTKNLLSKVSQLSIRTGLSPQQGEALLRRDLDLIVTSDPLIDANDVVRYRLFSERYFVVTPKDLRKPVRTLEDLRALANSLPIVRFNRTSQVGMQIERYLRRIEVRAPNRLELDNADALTSMVAEGIGWAITSPMCLLQAVTHAGRVTTHVVEKMGLERSLYLVARRDEYNAFFDDACDTARDVIESSFLSRLKALGGNIETLITVGERINHE
- a CDS encoding fumarate hydratase C-terminal domain-containing protein translates to MAHYELATPVDEATIRQLRINDTVTLETTLYGIRDATQIHLFDKGRTTDFDLRGHAVIHTAPNVRKVPPSAEYPAGYQPICIGTTTSDRMERFTRPLMEQYGVRMVVGKGGLRDGSKAAFKQLGGVYLAIIGGTAALETTWIERIEAVDLDDLNPESLWRFKIKSFGPLLVAMDSEGTSLYDAVRDDTAKRRVAALESLGVNAS
- a CDS encoding MFS transporter; translation: MQTTAIAQAEKPTKFRWFMVFLAFLAIVTNYMDRANLAVALPYMNTELHLSSGESGLILGAFFWTYAAFQIPAGMLVDRLGAKAVFAAAVVWWSVFTMATGLARGAASLLGLRFLLGVGEAGAFPAATKFVERWFPPTERGLASGIYDCGARGGTLIALPICTAIITAYGWKASFIFTGAVGLVWVVVWLFVASEFPSQSRFVNEAEAKHIEEGAPATKKPAARIKWGRLFTSRVVWAMSLGFACQGYVIYFFITWYPTYLVKERGFTLLQLGIYGILPGLAGLVGSWFGGWISDRIAASHYGLNFARKACIVVGMALSATIGLAGIVTQAWLALLLLSIAFFGVSVATSSILALPADVSTRGERSVAGTVAGFQNCVANLAGIASPAVIGFLKDATGSFTPGLVSASIVAIVGCLIYIFALGPIRSGVLDHVIAD
- a CDS encoding aspartate ammonia-lyase, whose product is MNELGLGEQRIERDYVGEVSIPGDKLYGVNTVRGVENLTVSPIGVAHYPAFRDGFAQVKWAAALANLDNDVISKAQCEAIVQACKDVIAGRCDASLVVDLMEGSGGTSTNMNFNEVIANRAQQIMGHAAGSYEAVHPNDHVNASQSTNDAYPAALKIATHAMLGPLIAQVARLAALFDGKAAEFADVLHLGRTCLQDGQPMRLGQLFGGYAALTERLAEELAAVRDKLRTLPLGGTAIGTGFGAPAGYRAAVYVHLGSVTGVKYQAPKNPFDAMQNMDVFSRVSAELRTTAVSLAKIASDLTVLSSGPVGGLGELKLPEAQAGSSIMPGKVNPVLPMAMIQLSFAVVGNDVAVAQAVQYGELEINHFEPVVASRVFDSIALLTNGIRRFAEKCVKGIQADVERNEKHLIESMAVATALVPKIGYARVSKLARQSVAEGRSLVTILDESGLLSSDATMAAIRKASYPVFEA
- a CDS encoding HutD family protein — protein: MSTTRRHLADVPTTRWKNGKGTTRELLRVPAQNDPDDFVLRVSVADVNADDAFSVYPGIDRIVAILRGSGMDLIDQSDGAVWQTVAGRFSSLAFAGERQLRGRLLDGPVLDFNVMVSRDAGVAELRIVDGPRTVPVSTCRLLFVAQGSACVVFDDGNTLVLDESHFIDPTGAATIATASDSVAFLVDFSPLD